From a region of the Flavobacterium sediminilitoris genome:
- a CDS encoding hydroxymethylglutaryl-CoA lyase, whose protein sequence is MKKVKIIECPRDAMQGIKDFIPTEKKVQYIQSLLRVGFDTIDFGSFVSPKAIPQMQDTAEVLSKLDLSQTKSKLLAIVANTKGAELASVYNEIQYLGFPFSISENFQMRNTHKTIAESIVTLQEILEIANSTNKEVVTYISMGFGNPYGDPWNVDIVGEWTEKLANMGVKILSLSDTIGSSTPEVIDYLFSNLIPKYKEIEFGAHLHTTPDSWFEKIDAAYKAGCIRFDGAIKGYGGCPMAKDDLTGNMPTEKMLSYFTSNKIETNCHAISFESSYNEALKIFNSYH, encoded by the coding sequence ATGAAAAAAGTAAAAATTATAGAATGTCCACGAGATGCCATGCAAGGTATAAAGGACTTTATTCCAACTGAAAAAAAAGTACAATATATTCAATCTCTTTTGAGAGTAGGCTTCGATACAATTGATTTTGGTAGTTTTGTTTCCCCAAAAGCAATTCCGCAAATGCAAGACACTGCTGAAGTTTTATCTAAATTAGATTTATCACAAACAAAAAGTAAATTATTAGCAATTGTAGCTAATACGAAAGGAGCAGAGCTAGCTTCTGTTTATAATGAAATACAATATTTAGGTTTTCCTTTTTCAATTTCTGAAAATTTTCAGATGAGAAACACGCATAAAACAATTGCAGAATCAATCGTTACTCTTCAAGAGATTTTAGAAATAGCAAATAGTACAAATAAAGAAGTAGTAACTTATATTTCAATGGGATTTGGTAATCCTTATGGAGATCCTTGGAATGTTGATATTGTAGGCGAATGGACGGAGAAATTAGCCAATATGGGAGTTAAAATTTTATCATTATCTGATACCATTGGAAGTTCAACACCAGAAGTAATAGATTATTTATTTTCAAATTTAATCCCAAAATATAAAGAAATTGAATTTGGAGCACATCTACACACAACACCAGATTCTTGGTTTGAAAAAATTGATGCCGCATACAAAGCAGGTTGTATAAGGTTTGATGGAGCTATAAAAGGATATGGAGGATGTCCAATGGCAAAAGATGACTTGACAGGAAATATGCCAACAGAAAAAATGTTATCTTATTTTACTTCAAATAAAATTGAAACGAATTGTCATGCAATTAGTTTTGAAAGTTCTTATAATGAAGCACTAAAAATTTTTAATAGTTATCATTAA
- a CDS encoding quinone-dependent dihydroorotate dehydrogenase, whose protein sequence is MYKIFIRPIFFLFDPEKIHYFTFSLIKFLNSIGFNTIFKSIYEVKDTRLEREVFGLKFKNPVGLAAGFDKDAKLYKELSSLGFGFIEIGTLTPKGQEGNPKKRLFRLKEDSAIINRMGFNNGGVLEAVERLKKNNGVLIGGNIGKNKVTPNDEAVKDYEICFEALFPYVDYFVVNVSSPNTPNLRELQDKKPLTELLQTLQNKNEVKSEPKPILLKIAPDLTNEQLLDIIDIINDTKIAGVIATNTTISRDGLQSENKKEVGGLSGKPLTNRSTEVIRFLSEKSNKAFPIIGVGGIHTAKDALEKLEAGASLVQLYTGFIYEGPKLIKDINKAILSAKTIS, encoded by the coding sequence ATGTACAAGATATTTATTAGACCTATTTTTTTCTTATTTGATCCTGAAAAAATACATTATTTCACTTTCTCTTTAATTAAATTTCTTAATTCTATAGGATTTAATACAATTTTTAAAAGTATTTATGAAGTAAAAGATACTCGTTTAGAAAGAGAAGTTTTCGGATTAAAATTTAAAAATCCAGTAGGATTAGCTGCTGGTTTCGATAAAGATGCCAAATTGTATAAAGAACTTTCAAGTTTAGGTTTTGGTTTTATAGAAATAGGTACTTTAACACCAAAAGGACAAGAAGGAAACCCTAAAAAAAGACTTTTTCGCTTAAAAGAAGATAGTGCTATTATTAATAGAATGGGCTTTAATAATGGAGGAGTGTTAGAAGCAGTCGAAAGGTTGAAAAAAAATAATGGAGTACTTATAGGAGGAAATATAGGAAAAAACAAAGTAACTCCAAATGATGAAGCAGTAAAAGACTATGAAATTTGCTTTGAAGCCCTATTTCCTTATGTTGATTATTTTGTAGTTAATGTAAGTTCACCAAATACACCAAATCTACGAGAACTTCAAGATAAAAAACCACTTACAGAGTTATTACAAACATTACAAAATAAAAACGAAGTAAAGTCAGAGCCAAAACCAATACTTTTAAAAATAGCTCCAGATTTAACAAATGAGCAATTATTAGATATTATTGATATAATCAATGATACAAAAATTGCAGGAGTAATTGCTACAAATACAACAATTTCACGAGATGGTTTACAATCAGAAAATAAAAAAGAAGTAGGAGGATTGTCAGGAAAGCCTTTAACTAATCGCTCTACAGAAGTAATCCGATTTCTTTCAGAAAAAAGTAATAAAGCATTTCCAATAATTGGAGTAGGAGGAATTCATACTGCAAAAGATGCTTTAGAAAAACTAGAAGCAGGAGCAAGTTTGGTGCAACTCTATACAGGATTTATATATGAAGGACCAAAATTAATTAAAGATATTAATAAAGCAATTTTAAGTGCTAAAACGATTTCGTAA
- a CDS encoding DUF4856 domain-containing protein — translation MRFNKYILGSLSLALFTFTSCSDDDSTIEETGISIPQTYTFERNGTTTVDFEGQSSRLLMLQEMGNYIKDQAAANAIVDATVLDNMYTNTNNPFSTTDLNESGKQLRNKTAASRDYFVNLGGGSSVEQDSVRSYFEAQFDDANAASQGNTASASVPGFYVDGSSTRLFAANGLEPQQVLLKGMMGACFIDQVVNNYLSLAVLDESTSRDDNTNKVLVSGKSYTNMEHKWDEAYGYIYGAGGGKYWDSYINQVAADADFSSVKENIEVAFRKGRAAIVANNYTLRDEQIAIIKSNLAKVPAVRAVYYLKNGKTNLVTDNGAKAFHAISEAYGFIMSLRYTNNPETNAPYFTKQEVDDLLAELIAGTNGLWDVDYLNIHLDIIATKIATRFGFTVTQAETVN, via the coding sequence ATGCGTTTTAATAAGTACATTTTAGGATCACTTTCGCTAGCTTTATTCACATTTACATCATGTTCAGATGATGATAGTACCATAGAAGAAACAGGTATTTCAATTCCTCAAACTTATACATTTGAAAGAAATGGAACTACAACAGTAGATTTTGAAGGTCAATCAAGCAGATTGTTAATGTTACAAGAAATGGGTAACTATATTAAAGATCAAGCTGCTGCAAATGCAATTGTAGATGCTACAGTATTGGATAATATGTATACTAATACAAATAATCCGTTTTCAACAACAGATTTAAATGAATCAGGAAAACAATTAAGAAACAAAACGGCAGCTTCAAGAGATTATTTTGTAAATCTTGGAGGTGGTTCTTCAGTAGAGCAAGATTCTGTCAGAAGTTATTTTGAAGCACAGTTCGATGATGCAAATGCTGCAAGTCAAGGTAATACTGCATCAGCAAGTGTTCCAGGATTTTACGTTGATGGATCTTCTACACGTCTTTTTGCTGCAAATGGATTAGAACCACAACAAGTTTTATTAAAAGGAATGATGGGAGCTTGTTTTATAGACCAAGTTGTAAATAACTATTTAAGTCTTGCTGTTTTAGACGAATCTACAAGTAGAGATGATAATACTAATAAGGTATTAGTATCAGGAAAGAGCTACACAAACATGGAACATAAATGGGATGAAGCTTATGGTTATATTTATGGAGCAGGCGGAGGAAAATATTGGGATAGTTATATTAATCAAGTGGCTGCTGATGCAGATTTTAGTTCGGTAAAAGAAAATATTGAAGTAGCATTTAGAAAAGGAAGAGCAGCTATTGTAGCAAATAACTACACTTTAAGAGATGAGCAAATTGCAATTATAAAAAGTAATTTGGCAAAAGTGCCAGCAGTAAGAGCGGTATACTATTTAAAAAATGGTAAAACAAACTTAGTTACAGATAATGGAGCAAAAGCATTTCATGCGATTTCTGAAGCTTATGGTTTCATAATGTCATTACGTTATACAAACAATCCAGAAACAAATGCACCGTATTTTACTAAACAAGAAGTTGACGACTTATTAGCAGAATTAATAGCTGGTACAAATGGATTATGGGATGTAGATTATCTAAATATCCACTTAGATATTATTGCTACAAAAATTGCAACACGTTTTGGGTTTACTGTTACACAAGCTGAAACAGTTAACTAA